The Alkalibacter rhizosphaerae genomic sequence ATAACCATAATATTCTTGAATGGATGGAGCAATGATGTCGGCAATTAGAAGTACAATCAAGTTGCAAAATACTGCAGCAGCAATGCCTAGCATAAAGCTTCCTGTTACGTATTGTACGATTACCGCCCAGAATACGAACTGATAATAATTCCATATGTCCGTTGGCTGAAAGGTGTCTGTAAACTTTGTCAGGAACAAAAGTAAATTTAAACCCAAGCCTACCGCAAGGTAAATATAACCTAACTGATTTGCGTAGACAATAACGGAAGCGCCTTGCCATCCAACATCGATGAAGGGGAGTTGAATCCCTACATCTTGTGCCATTCCAATTACATAAGGAGCTATACCTCCGAGGAGTGTCCCCAGCAACACGTTGAACATGGTCAAACCGATCCCCATGAACAATGCTCCTTGAAAAGATTTTTTCACTCCAGCCCCAACGACCATACTGATCAAGAAAATGATAACCGGCACTACAATGGAAGAACCAAAGATTCCCATTACTGAATTGATTGCATTACCGATACTGATCAAAACACTCATAATCAACCCTCCATAATTTCTCTGATTTTAATTAACAGTTCTTCAGTAAATTCTTTTGCTCCAACACCTGTAAACAACGGAAGACCGATCATAACGGGGATGCCTAGTTTGTTTTCTTGTTTTGTTTTACCTGTCACGACAATCAAGTCCGCTCCGGTAATATTCGGTATTTCCGTAATTTTGTTGGGTGTTATTTTGTGGCTTATCTTCTCCTTTCTAAGAATGTCTTTGATTTTTTCTGTTACAACTGTAGTGGTAAAAATTCCTCCTCCACAAGCAACGACGATACTGATCGATTTCTTCACTTCAATCATCCTTTCTTTGTTTAAGATATTACCAAGTATTCCCCAAGTCCTATCTTCAAATGTTCTATCAAAGAGTCTTTAGTGGTAGCATTTTTACAGCCATTCATCCAGTCTCCATCTTGGAAAAGTTCGCAAAATTTCATGAGAACTGCACATTGTTGGGAGGGATCTGTGATTCCAAACAGGAATACGATTTCTGTCATGATCGGGTCGTCCGAACCATCCATCGATTCAAAAGCTATCGGTTCTCTTAAAACAGCCATGGAAAAGAAGGACTTCAAACAACCATCATGGATGTGTGGAATGGCTACCGGAACTGCTGAAGGCAAACCGGTTGGAAATTCATCTTCCCTTGCCAATATTTTTTCAACAAACTCATCGGTTATAAAACCTTTTGCCTTGGCTTTGCCGCAAAGAAGCTGGATTACGTCTTTATTATTTTTAACCGTCTGGTCGATTACCAGCATAGATTCGTCTGTTTGTAATGTTACGATTTCGGGGGAACATGCACACTCATCATCCAACAACGTTTCACACAACTCGCTTTCGCAATTGTAATCCTTGTTTTTCTCTTCCGTATTCAAATGATCACTCTCCTATTCTTAATGGGCTACTTGTCATATGTATTATAATACGTTTATATCCATATACAATTGAATTCGATTACTCTTTGACGTTGATTTCGATTACATCTTTATGTAGAAAATCTGCATTGTTTATATGTATAATACATACATTATATTGTACGTACGATATCACGTCATGTTCATTATAACCGGCTACACCATTCACGTCAATACTATTTTGTAATAAATCTTCATTTTACTACTATAAAATTATTTTTGGAGCAGTATCGAATTTGTTTTTCCACGCTTTCTCCGCCAACCGAATCCACTTGATCCCTACAGAAGATATTATAACCAACTGCAATGGTACACTGTCCGCATCCTCTTCTTTTACCTGAATGGCACAATTGACACAACTAATTTGGTGCACTTTTCCATTCAATACACCGTACCCTTTCATACGATAAGCTCCTGTACATACTTCTTTCAAAAACCCAATGAAACTTTCCCTATCTAGATTTTCTTCTAGATCAACTTTGAAAACTGTCAACCGGCTTTCTGGAGTGTTGGTGCTTTCGCCATGGAATCGCCAGCCAGACTCCAAATCCGTGAGTAGCGCGGAATAATCTAAAGCGCCGTATGTTGTCACTTCCAACTTGGCCACAGGATTTATAGATCGAATTTTCTCCTTGATTCTATCCAACTCTTCTTCTGTTCTGGTGTCCGCCTTGTTTAAAACAATCCAATCCGCAAAAAGTATTTGTCTTTCTATTGCAGGAAGCATGTCAAACAAATCTTCAAAAAACTCACCATCCACCAAGGCGATAGACCCACGATACTGAAACACATCTCCAGCTTTTTTGCCTAATACCTCAATGATTTTATCCATATTTGAAGGATCTGCCAATCCAGTACTTTCTACAAAAATATAATCAAAGTCCCATTGGACCAATTCGATCAATACATCCAAGAATTTATCCTTCAAGCAAGAACAAAAGATGGACCCATTGTTGATCTCAACCATATCAAATCCTTGTCGGCTGAGTATCTTGCCATCAATACTGATATCGCCGAATTCATTCACTATGATCCCGATTTTTTTGTCTTTCATATTTTCTAAAATTTGTGCAAGCACTGTAGTCTTTCCGGAACCTAAAAACCCGGTGATCAAAACAATTTGTACCATGATAAGACCCCCTTGGGTCGGTAAGGCCTGCCTTAGGCAGGCCCCCCAACAATAGCTGGTTTATTTTTTCATATGCTTTCGAATTTCTTCAAACAGTTCATCTTCACTTGGTATAATGGACTTCCATTTCAACTCACCGTTGATGTACAAACTGGGAAGATTTGTTACGCCCATCTTCTTGCATCTTGCAATATTTTCTTTCGTAGTATATTTGTATTCGACAATGTCGATGTCTACACCAAACTGTTCTTTAGCATAGACTGCAGCCCCCCACATGTAAGTACATGCAGCACATGTTGCCGAATCTAACGTAAATGCTTCAATCAGCGGCCGCTCCAGGTTTTCATAATCTGGCAAATCAACTGGAATATCTTCTTCTACTGCTTCATAGTTTTCAACCATCTTGCGTGACTCATCTGTGTTCAAGACAGCCATGGACGCTCCGATCGTGTTTTCAATGGGTACATCGTAAGGCATATCACACCCTGGGCTGATGATCAGATTTTTTTTGGAGATCCTATCAAGCAAATCAACAACGTACTTCATGTTGTCCTGCTGGTTCCCATGTAACATAACTGTTGTCAAAGGAATATTACCTCCAATGGCAATGTTATACCGATCCGTAACTTCTTTTGCTGCAACGATATCGACGTTTTCATCGATAGAGATATTGTCCGGTTCCGTCTTGCACATGTCTTCGATTTGGTTGGTGGCATCCCCGCACACAAAGAAGGAAGAAAGCTTGCCTTTGCTTCGAATGTAACTGAATACGGAGGAAAATGCTTCTGCCAGGTTTTTTTCGAAGTGCCGGGCAGAAACTTGGCTGACCAACGGGTCGACAATGGCGATAACATCCATCCCAGACTCTATATAATACTCCGCCATCTTCATATTAACTTCTGCGCAAAATTCTACCAATTTCTGGACGTACTCTCCATCCTTGATCATATCCTTAAATATTTTATTTCCTCGCAAATGAGAAGCTAAGGTGAAGGGTCCGCAAATCAAGCCATACAATGCAGTTTCCTGCCCAATCTCTTTACTTAAACGTGACATGACATCCAATACCATAGGGATACGTCCTTGATCCTTTTTTGGGATTTTACATTTACACGGCAAGTCTTTTGTTTCACTATACGGATGTGAGTTTACAGAAGGTGGAGCATCTTCCGCCCACAGCAATTCGCAGCCTAGTATTTCTGCCTCGATCTGCAAATCGAACACCACCGGCATCCCATCTGGTTTATAAAGACGATTCACTTCTATAAGGGATTCATAAAGTTTCTGACCGTCCGTCAATACTTCTTTAGCTGTATATCCTTTAAGTTTTCCTGCATGAACCCCAGCGAAAGGTACCCATGGCACTCGTTCGGTCTCTTCGTGGTTCATTACTTGTAAAATCAGTTCTTTTCCCATTCTGTACCTCCAAATTATTATTTCGCCATCAACGTCTTGACGAGTTGAACGGCACCGGATGCATCATCTGCATATCCGTCTGCACCGTTTTCCAACGCCCACTTTTCATAGATAGGCGCTCCTCCAAAGAGGACTTTCACATCTTTGTTCAAGGATCCTTGCTTAACCAATGCAGCTACTTCCGTCATGACCGGCATGGTGGTCGTCAAAAGAGCGGAGCAACCAATGATATCGGCATCATTTTCTTTGGCAGCTTGGATAAATTCTTCAGCTTTTACGTTGGTTCCGAGATCAATAACTTTAAAACCAGCACCCTCCATCATCACTCCAACAAGACTCTTTCCAATATCGTGGATATCACCTTCAACAGTACCTATAACTACTTTTACCTGAATGTCTCCTGGTTCTTCTACTAAAAGAGGTTTTATGATCTCCAAGGCCTCCGTCAAGCATTCTGCAGCCATGGAGACTTCCGGTACATAGATCTCATTATCCTTGAAAAGTTGACCAACAACATCCATCCCTTTGATCAATCCCTCGTTAAGAATCTGTTTTGGACTCAATCCACTCTCCAGTGCTTCATTGACAAGAGCCACAGTATCATCCGGTTCAAACTCCATTAATGAATCTGCAATTTTCTTTAATATCTCCATTCTATTTCTCTCCTTCTATTTGTACCAACCGAATTCCTCAACAGCCTGTTGCATCATATAAATATTGTAAGCCGGTGTACTGGAAGGAATTTCACATCCACTCATGAATAGGAATCGACCTTCCGCATACTTCATTCCGTCTTCGATCACTTTTTTTGAACCTTCGAATACTTCTTGTGGAGTTCCTTTGGCGATGATCTGCGGATCAAGGTTTCCTGCGATCACGTGATCCGGAAAAGTTTTCGCCGCCGTTTCAATGGTGACTTCATGACCAAAACTTAGGATTCCAGGATCTCCAAAGGGAATTTGCTGCCAGAGTTCCAGATTGTCGTTGTGTTCTCCACAAATATGCACATAAAACCGTTCTGCGCCTAGATCCAATACTTTCGTATGAAGCTCTTTCAGGTAAGGCAATGCAAATTTTTCAAAGTGCTTTGGTGAAATCAGTTTATTGCTTTCCGATGGTGCCGCAGAACGGGCCAATACACGGTCTTTTCCAAAAGTTTCAATAAAATATTCGGCAACAGATGTGATATGATCGGTCATCAGCCGCATGGCCTTGTGGGCAGCTTCCGGCTTTTTGATCAACCATTTCATAAAAGTATCCACACCACATAGGTTCGCTGCATGAGTGAAAGGACTTCCGCAGATAAATGCTATGGGAACGCCGTTTTCTTCTTGTAATTTTGCGAACTCCATCATTTTCGGAACACAACCTGCAGTTTTCGGATCCGGCAATACCAAATCATCCAGTTCTTCCGGTTTGGAGATCGGTCTTTTAGACACGGATGGTCCTGATGCATATCGATCGACAGGCCAATGGATCTCTCCACCGAATTCCCAGGAACCATAAGATACAAAAGTGTAAAAAGGAGTTCCATCCGAGTGGAACTGTTCTGCTGTTCTTGACTGTGCCAGAAAACTTTTCATAGGATCTTCATAAATATCAGCTATACTAAATCCCGTATTTTTTGCACAAAATCCATAACCCCTATGGAAAAATAGGATCCTGTCCGTCTGTTTTCTGTCCAAAGTAGCTCTGTAACGTTCCATGCTTGTCATCGTTTCTTTTCCAGTAGACATTATTTCCCCTCCTTCATTACTCTACTTGTGGCAACAAAACTACTTTCATCGCTTTGCCTTCGCGGATCAGCTGTACTCCTTGCTCCATATCTTTCAAAGGCAAACGATGGGTGATCATGTCCATGTTTATCTGTCCGCCAGCCAGTAAATCAAACCCTTTCTTGAAATCACAGGGTGAATAAGAATACGCCCCAATGATTTTAAGTCGATTGTAGTGGATCAGGTTTCCATCCATGGTAGACCAGGGATCTTCCTTGCTCAAACCGCCAAAAATAGAAAGTCTTCCTTCTTTTTTTAGCATCAACAAACCTTCCTGATGGGGTTTTGCTGAAGGTGCTGCAACGATGACAACATCTGCGCCGATTCCCCCTGTCAGATCTTTTACATACTGCACCAGGTCCACTTCTGCGGAATTCACGAAATGAGTACCCCCAAAAGGACGAACAGCATCTACTCGCTCTTGATTGATGTCTGCCATGACGATGGTTGTCGCTCCACGCAATTTGGCAATTTGAGAATGCAAGCAACCGATCGGTCCTGAACCAACGATAACAACAGTATCGTTCAATCCTACTTCCAGTTGTTCTTGCGCTCGGATGACAGAGGATAACAATTCCGCCAAGATGACTTGATCGTATTCCAGATCTTCCGGCATGCGCAGGATTTGGCCCCTCTCAATGATATCACTGCCAACTGCCATATATTGGGCAAATCCCCCCTGAACTTGAGTGCCTACAACTTTTAAGTTTTCGCAAAGTCCCCGATTGTCGTTTTCGCAATAGTAGCATTTTCCACAAGGTATTGCAGGATTCAAAACCAGCTTATCTCCTACTTTATACTCTTTGCATGCTTCTCCCACCTCAACTACGATACCAGCATTTTCATGTCCTAAAACGGCAGGATACTGCAACTTGGAGTGGCCATGTGTATAGTTTCTTACATCCGAACCGCACAAACCAACTGCTTCGACCCGCATTAAAAATCCGTCGTCCGGACACTCCGGCGTGGGGATCTCTTTATATTCCACATCTTGTTTCCCATTAAGAACCAGTGCTTTCATTTTTTCACCTCATCTAAATTTTTATGCATTGAAATCCAATATCCATCTTTAAAATAAACAGAAACAACTACATTCCCCGCTTGATAGCGTCCTCAATGATTTCTACAGTAGATCTGGTCCCTTGACGAGTTGCACCTGCATTATAGAATTCCACAAACTGATCCAGTGTACGGATGCCACCTGCTGCTTTGATCTCAATGGATGGTTTGCAAATCTTTCTCATCAGTTTGATATCCTCTACAGTTGCTCCGCTTGGTGCATATCCGGTTGATGTTTTAACAAAATGAACATCCAAATCATCACAGATCCTGGAAAGTTCCGCAATTTCATCTTTCGTCAAGTAAGCATTCTCAAAAATCACTTTCAAAATCGCATTCTTTTTTACACATGCATTCAAAATTTCACCAATTTCCCGCTTGGCATAGTCAAATTCTCCAGAACGAACCAAACCGATAGGCACCACCATGTCAATTTCTTTTGCTCCTTCATCGATGGTATCGCTTGTTTCAAACACTTTGCTGGCCAAAGTACCATTTCCATGAGGAAATCCGATGACTGCACTTACAAAGACATCACTTCCCTGCAGTTTTTTTACACAATACGATACGTCGTAACCTCGGACACAAACAGATGCAGTATTATATTTAATGGCGATGTCACAGCCTTCGTCGATTTCTTCTCTCGTCATTTGCGGTTGCAACAAAGAATGGTCGATCATTTTTGCAATTTCACTGGCTTTTAGGTTTTTCATCATAATTCTCCTTTTATTTTTATTTTATTTTAAAACTTCCGGATTCACACAAAATTCAGGTTTGTTTCCATGGAGAATGTCATAGACTCCTTGTATGGCTTTGGTAGCACCAATCTCTGCCGCTTGAATACTGGCTCCACCAAGGTGAGTACAGGCTATGACATTATCCAAATCAAACAGCTTGCTGTTGTCAGCAGGTGGTTCACCTTCAAAAACATCCAATGCCGCACCTTTGATTTTTTTTGATGCCAATGCATCGTATAAAGCATCGTGGTCTACCAGCTCTCCACGAGCCGTATTTATCAAAACAGCGCTCGGTTTCATCAAAGCCAATAATTTTTCATCAATCATTTTTTCCGTCTCTTTGCTATAACGGGCGTGTAGTGACACGACATCGGAACTTTTCATCAATGTTTCCAAATCCACAAAAGTGCAATCATGTTTCTTCTGGTCTTCCTCTTTAATGTAAGGATCATAAACCAAGACACGACTCCCAAATGCATTCAATATTTTGGTCACTTTCATGCCAATAGCCCCAAATCCTACCAGCCCAACTGTGCTTTCACCCAATTCGTTTCCAATATATTCATAGGCGTACATGTCACCGCGCCATTGTTTATTATTGAAGAAAGAATCATGACAAAAGGTGATGTTCCGTGTCAAAGACAGCATCAACCCGATGGTAAACTCAGTTACCGCTCCACTATTTCTTCCTGGTGCATTGACCACCGGTATTTCTCTTTCCGTACATGCCTTTACGTTTATATTGACGGGACCTCCCCGCCCAACACCCAAAACCTTGAGATTCTTCGCAGCCTCGATCAATTTTTTTGTGACACATCCAGTATGTGTCATAATTACATCCACGTCTTCGACCAAAGAAATCAAATCGGAATCCGTTCCGCAAAATTCTGATACTTCATCATTTTTACAAATAGGATCGATGGGCCAGTTCCCGGTGTGGGTCACATATTCGAAAGAGTTTGCTTCTTCTCCAAATACTTCTGCTACAGCATCTCGCATAATGTCCACTGTAATGAACTTGTCACCTGACAATAATATCTTCATATTTCCCCTTCTTCCTCATATATTTTCGTTAAATATTGAGTTCATATCCTGGACTGAACAAGTAAATGGCTCTTGAACCTTTGATTGGGACACCTTCCGGATTAAGAGTTACACGGAATCGAATAAGTACCGGAACACCTGGTTCCATTCCAAACAGCTCCGCTTCCCTTTTCTCTAACGTCGCAACCGCCAGTTCGTCAACACCCTTTTCGGAAACATGTCCAAATTTCTCTTGCATGACCTTAAAAGTGGATCCGCCACCTTCGAACATGTCTCTGGACACGCCTGGGTAGAGTTTGCTCGGCATATAGGAAAATTCCAAACCAACTACATGTTCATCGGCAAGTAGCAAACGTTCCAAGACAACAACTTCATCTCCTTCATCCAATTGAAGTCGTTTCATCACCTGAGGCCATGCCGGTCTTTTTTCAAAAGTCAAAACGCGGTTCCCAGGCTTTTGCCCTCTTTTTTTCGCTTCATTAGTAAAACTGTGATTACCGCCTACCAGACCCCACAAACTCTCTGGTCGAACCGTTACTTCGTCTTGGTTCCTGGGGTTTCTTTGCAAAACTCCCTCGTATATCAAATCACCTATTCCATTTTTCACGTCAATTTCTTCTACTTGATACTCTTTCGCCAATTCTTCTACTGTTGGCAATGCTTGCTTGATTGTGTACTTTCCTTTAATAATTTCTCCATAAAGTGTTACTGCTACTCTGTTCATGGTCATCCTCCATCTCTTGTTTGTTATGTTATATCGTACGTACGATACAACCTATGTATAATGATATACGCATTTCTTTGATTCGTCAAGTTTTTATTTCAACTAGTTTTTACAGAATTTTCTTTAATCGTATGTATGGACAATAGTACCATTAAATGTTATATTGATATTAAATGCAGAAGAAATGAGGCTGATGTGAATGCGGTTCAAGGATACCAACCAAGATATAAACAATATTGCAAAAATCGAATTAAATCGGGATATGCCTATTCCATTGTATTATCAAATATCTCAAATGATACGACAAGAAATCAATAGCGGTGATTTAAAACCCGGAGACAAGATTTTGACAGAAGAAAAATTACAACAACAGTTTGATGTGAGTAGAGCTACCGTACGAAAAGCCATATCAGATTTAGTATACGACGGGCTTTTAGAAAAAAGAGCCAGCAAGGGAACCATCGTTGCAACGCCTAAAGTAGAGGAATCAATGTACGGTGTGGTGAGCTTCACCGCCTCCACTCTCCAAAACAATAAAAGTTTAAGAACAGAGATCATTGATTTTAAAATCGTATCAAACATTTTTGAAATTGCGGAAAAACTGGAAATCCCGGAATCAGAGACCGTATACTACATAAAAAGGATCCGTTACATCGATGATCATCCAGTTACAATTGAAGACTGGTATGCACCAACAAGACTGTTACCGGATTTCAATCCTGACTTGTTTACCAGCGAGGGCGAGGGGCAATCCAGTTATTCATTGATACAAAAAAAATACAAATACAACCTGGTCAGCATTCATGACATCATGTCCGCCGTATTACTGGACCCAGAAGAAAGCAAACTGCTGGATTGTCGAAAAGGAACTCCGGCACTACTTAGACAACGGGTCACATATGATGAGAATCGAGTTCCTATCGTTTATTCCAGCGGTCGATATTTGATCAAAATATCACTGGATTTTTACGCAGACCAAAAAGAAAAAGATCGTTGAGTTCAACTCAGCGATCTTTTAGTATGAAAGTTTCTATGGCATGGGCGACACCATCTTCCCAGACTGGTTTTGTAATAAAGTCTGCGTGTTTGCATACGCTACTCAATGAATTTCCCATAGCTACGCCAACGCCGGCTTCCAACAACATGGATATGTCTGTTTCCGCATCCCCGATCGCCATGACCTCGTGTTTATCTATTCCTTTCTGTTTCGCTACATATGCTAGTGAAGCACCTTTGCTGGTAGATGAGGGATATATGTCTACGTGATTATCCAAACCTCGTTCCATATTCAATATGCCTTTGCTTATTGGTTTGATTTTATCAATAATTTCTGCGATTTTTTCATTTTGCGTCATTGCCATGATTTTGTTGACATTGTTATTTTTAGCATGTATAAACATATCTTCCACTAGTAAGACATTGTCCTTTTCTTTCATCAAATATCTTACTGTTTCATGTTGTGCATATTTTGGCTCTACATACAAAGCAAGTCCTGAAAAAACGATTCGAGGAGTTTGATCCTGATCGAGGATTTTCAGCATTTTTTCCACCACATCCGAAGGAATGATCGATTCTCGCATGATCTTTTCTTGATCCGTGTTTACTACAACACCACCGTTTATGGTCAATGCTGCCCCATGGAGATTCAATTCACTTACGAATTTTTTCATGCTGTAGTAATTTCGTCCTGATATCAGAACTATTTCTATCCCTAAATCTCTTGCCTTCCGAATGGCAAATTTAACAGGTCTAGATATTTCGCTCTGGTTATAGTCAACTAAGGTACCGTCAATATCAATGGCAATCAATTTGATCAAATCTATCCCTCTTCCTTTTGTACGTATGTACTTAATTATATACAACAGGATGATAAGAGTAAAGATTTATTCTATATAAAACGCAGAAATCATAGGGACGGTTCTTTTGATCGCGCCCGTAATCAAAAGAACCGTCCCTATGATTTTTTAGATTTTACTCAAACTTATGATGCAACACCACATTCTGTGCCAATAGTTGCTCCTGCAATCCCTTGATGTCCACCTTGTCCACATCTCCATACAAGGCTGCAGCCGTACCAGCTGCTTCGCCGGTGACGGCACATACCGGGATCACCCGTGTGATGTCCCACATGGCGTCCGTTACGCTGATGTTTCGACCTGCAACATAAAGGTTTTTGATGTCATCCCCAATCAGGCATCGGAAAGGCAGTTCATAGACTGGTCCTCTCTTCCTCCAGTCGCAGATGGTCCCGATGCTGTCCTCAAAATATGTATGCATCTCGCTGTCGTCCATAGTGTATTTCCCACAGAGCCTTCGGGTCATCCGAACCAAGGGCAGATTGGAAATGGTGACAGGTACGTACTCCGGATTCTTAGCTTTCTTTTCCATAATGTCCTTGAACATTTCATGTCTGGCATTGATGACCATTTCGCTCAACTCCAGACCATCCAGTCCCGTGTATCGCTTGTTGCTGATCACTTCGACGGTTTCGTTGCCTGTTCCCTGTGTGTTGTGACCCTCCACCAGATCGGCCAATCCAAACATTTTTAAATGAACTTCCGATTGTTCGTAATAGTAATACCAGCTGGCAAGCCCATTTTTGTTTTTGAAAACCGCAGTTTCTGCTTCCGCATACTTGCATATGTCAGAATCTCCTGTGCTGTCGATAACGGTTTTTGAACGAATGGCACTACGTCCGGATTTGTTTTCTATGATGACCGAGTCGATTCGATCCCCTTCTTTTTTTACATCCACTGCGACGGATCCATATAAAACATGAACACCCAGATCCAGAAGCATCTGCTCCATTTCTATGGCAAAAATATGTGGATTGAATTGGGTCATAAAGCGCTTATTGATTCTTTCTTCCTGTGTTCCATCTTCCAGCCACGCCTTTGGGTAATGCTTCTCTGCGCCGTGCTTGATGGAAAGATGAAGTAATTCCTCCGCCAAACCAAAAGAGATTTGGTGTCCCATTCCATCACAGATGGGCAAATATATGGTGATCAAGCCGAGTGTGGCCAATCCTCCCAAGAGGAATTCCCTTTCCAAAAGGATTACTTTTGCCCCATTGCGGGCAGCTGCAATTGCTGCAGCCACACCTCCTATGCCACCACCAGCAACCAACACATCACATTCCAGTGCAATGTCTGTTTTTCTCTCTTTTTCTATAATGTAAGAAGTCATGCGTGTTCCTCCTGTATCAGATTCTTTGACAGACATGCTGCATTATTTTTTCGTGATCTCTACTATGCCAAGATCGGCATCCACAACGACCCAATCTCCTGTTTCAATGACCTCGGTCGGATCCTGATCCAAATTCGTAATCGCCGGCACTTTTGCCTCCATCGCAGCAAATATGGTCAAATTGTTGCCTTTTGTGTATACAAATGCCGCAGGATTCTGACCATAAAACTTGGATCTTCCAAAAGAAACAAAACCACCGGAACCTCTCGGTCCTGGGAAAACAAGGATCTTCCCTTTGAATGAGATTCCCTTTAATGGGTGATTTCTTTCGGTAATGACACCCTTCTCCGCATCTACGTTCAACCAGCCCATCAAAGGCATCTTGCTGACCAACGCTTGGCCTTCTACCCGGCCGGGATACACCTTTTCTCCTTTTAGAATGATTTTTCTTTCTTCATTCATCTACTTCCACTCTCCTTGCCAAACACCCTTGATGGCCGACTCTAC encodes the following:
- a CDS encoding PTS sorbitol IIB subunit, giving the protein MKKSISIVVACGGGIFTTTVVTEKIKDILRKEKISHKITPNKITEIPNITGADLIVVTGKTKQENKLGIPVMIGLPLFTGVGAKEFTEELLIKIREIMEG
- a CDS encoding PTS sugar transporter subunit IIA, coding for MNTEEKNKDYNCESELCETLLDDECACSPEIVTLQTDESMLVIDQTVKNNKDVIQLLCGKAKAKGFITDEFVEKILAREDEFPTGLPSAVPVAIPHIHDGCLKSFFSMAVLREPIAFESMDGSDDPIMTEIVFLFGITDPSQQCAVLMKFCELFQDGDWMNGCKNATTKDSLIEHLKIGLGEYLVIS
- a CDS encoding CobW family GTP-binding protein is translated as MVQIVLITGFLGSGKTTVLAQILENMKDKKIGIIVNEFGDISIDGKILSRQGFDMVEINNGSIFCSCLKDKFLDVLIELVQWDFDYIFVESTGLADPSNMDKIIEVLGKKAGDVFQYRGSIALVDGEFFEDLFDMLPAIERQILFADWIVLNKADTRTEEELDRIKEKIRSINPVAKLEVTTYGALDYSALLTDLESGWRFHGESTNTPESRLTVFKVDLEENLDRESFIGFLKEVCTGAYRMKGYGVLNGKVHQISCVNCAIQVKEEDADSVPLQLVIISSVGIKWIRLAEKAWKNKFDTAPKIIL
- a CDS encoding uroporphyrinogen decarboxylase family protein, with amino-acid sequence MGKELILQVMNHEETERVPWVPFAGVHAGKLKGYTAKEVLTDGQKLYESLIEVNRLYKPDGMPVVFDLQIEAEILGCELLWAEDAPPSVNSHPYSETKDLPCKCKIPKKDQGRIPMVLDVMSRLSKEIGQETALYGLICGPFTLASHLRGNKIFKDMIKDGEYVQKLVEFCAEVNMKMAEYYIESGMDVIAIVDPLVSQVSARHFEKNLAEAFSSVFSYIRSKGKLSSFFVCGDATNQIEDMCKTEPDNISIDENVDIVAAKEVTDRYNIAIGGNIPLTTVMLHGNQQDNMKYVVDLLDRISKKNLIISPGCDMPYDVPIENTIGASMAVLNTDESRKMVENYEAVEEDIPVDLPDYENLERPLIEAFTLDSATCAACTYMWGAAVYAKEQFGVDIDIVEYKYTTKENIARCKKMGVTNLPSLYINGELKWKSIIPSEDELFEEIRKHMKK
- a CDS encoding corrinoid protein, with amino-acid sequence MEILKKIADSLMEFEPDDTVALVNEALESGLSPKQILNEGLIKGMDVVGQLFKDNEIYVPEVSMAAECLTEALEIIKPLLVEEPGDIQVKVVIGTVEGDIHDIGKSLVGVMMEGAGFKVIDLGTNVKAEEFIQAAKENDADIIGCSALLTTTMPVMTEVAALVKQGSLNKDVKVLFGGAPIYEKWALENGADGYADDASGAVQLVKTLMAK
- a CDS encoding uroporphyrinogen decarboxylase family protein, with product MSTGKETMTSMERYRATLDRKQTDRILFFHRGYGFCAKNTGFSIADIYEDPMKSFLAQSRTAEQFHSDGTPFYTFVSYGSWEFGGEIHWPVDRYASGPSVSKRPISKPEELDDLVLPDPKTAGCVPKMMEFAKLQEENGVPIAFICGSPFTHAANLCGVDTFMKWLIKKPEAAHKAMRLMTDHITSVAEYFIETFGKDRVLARSAAPSESNKLISPKHFEKFALPYLKELHTKVLDLGAERFYVHICGEHNDNLELWQQIPFGDPGILSFGHEVTIETAAKTFPDHVIAGNLDPQIIAKGTPQEVFEGSKKVIEDGMKYAEGRFLFMSGCEIPSSTPAYNIYMMQQAVEEFGWYK
- a CDS encoding alcohol dehydrogenase catalytic domain-containing protein: MKALVLNGKQDVEYKEIPTPECPDDGFLMRVEAVGLCGSDVRNYTHGHSKLQYPAVLGHENAGIVVEVGEACKEYKVGDKLVLNPAIPCGKCYYCENDNRGLCENLKVVGTQVQGGFAQYMAVGSDIIERGQILRMPEDLEYDQVILAELLSSVIRAQEQLEVGLNDTVVIVGSGPIGCLHSQIAKLRGATTIVMADINQERVDAVRPFGGTHFVNSAEVDLVQYVKDLTGGIGADVVIVAAPSAKPHQEGLLMLKKEGRLSIFGGLSKEDPWSTMDGNLIHYNRLKIIGAYSYSPCDFKKGFDLLAGGQINMDMITHRLPLKDMEQGVQLIREGKAMKVVLLPQVE
- the deoC gene encoding deoxyribose-phosphate aldolase; amino-acid sequence: MKNLKASEIAKMIDHSLLQPQMTREEIDEGCDIAIKYNTASVCVRGYDVSYCVKKLQGSDVFVSAVIGFPHGNGTLASKVFETSDTIDEGAKEIDMVVPIGLVRSGEFDYAKREIGEILNACVKKNAILKVIFENAYLTKDEIAELSRICDDLDVHFVKTSTGYAPSGATVEDIKLMRKICKPSIEIKAAGGIRTLDQFVEFYNAGATRQGTRSTVEIIEDAIKRGM